A region of Synergistaceae bacterium DNA encodes the following proteins:
- a CDS encoding peptidylprolyl isomerase has protein sequence MNKKVIIAVAAAIFLLGVIHLATSEEKNTVTNQIATFETSMGTFEIELNNDLAPKTVENFTNLVKKGFYDGLIFHRVIDEFMIQGGCPDGTGMGGPGYTIQDEFDKKLVHGKPGILSMANAGPNTGGSQFFITLVPCEWLDGKHAVFGHVISGMEVVESIGKVPTDSMDRPTKKVEIKKITIK, from the coding sequence ATGAATAAAAAAGTAATAATAGCGGTCGCAGCCGCAATATTTTTATTAGGAGTGATTCATTTGGCGACATCAGAAGAAAAGAATACAGTAACGAATCAAATTGCAACATTTGAAACATCCATGGGTACTTTTGAGATTGAACTCAACAACGATCTAGCTCCCAAAACAGTAGAAAACTTCACTAATCTAGTGAAAAAAGGGTTTTATGACGGACTTATATTCCATCGTGTCATCGATGAATTTATGATTCAAGGCGGATGTCCCGATGGAACAGGAATGGGTGGACCAGGCTACACTATACAGGATGAGTTTGATAAAAAATTAGTACACGGAAAACCAGGGATACTCTCCATGGCAAATGCCGGTCCAAATACAGGCGGCTCACAATTTTTTATTACTCTTGTTCCATGCGAATGGCTAGATGGAAAACATGCCGTATTCGGGCACGTTATCTCAGGCATGGAAGTAGTAGAATCAATAGGCAAGGTTCCAACAGACTCGATGGATCGTCCTACCAAAAAAGTTGAAATCAAAAAAATAACAATAAAATAA